A DNA window from Tachysurus vachellii isolate PV-2020 chromosome 20, HZAU_Pvac_v1, whole genome shotgun sequence contains the following coding sequences:
- the acat1 gene encoding acetyl-CoA acetyltransferase, mitochondrial: MSLLSTRTQLCRRLAHKYVSRTYSSRPALNEVVIVSAARTPIGSFKGSLSTLPATKLGSIAIKGAIEQAGIPPEAVKEVYMGNVLQAGEGQAPTRQALLGAGLPLSTPATTINKVCASGMKSIMMAAQSLMCGHQDVMVAGGMESMSQVPYVMAREAPSYGGVKMEDLIVKDGLTDVYNKIHMGNCAENTAKKSSISREEQDAYAINSYTRSKAAWESGILAKEVVPVSIPQKGKPDVVVKEDEEWRKVDFSKVPNLKTVFQKENGTVTAANASTLNDGAAAVVLMTADAAKRLNVTPLARIVAFADAAVAPIDFPIAPAFAVPKVLSAAGLKKDDVAMWEINEAFSVVVLANIKMLDIDPGKVNVNGGAVSLGHPIGMSGTRIVGHMVHQLQPGQYGLAGICNGGGGASSVLIQKL; the protein is encoded by the exons ATGTCACTCCTCAGCACACGCACTCAGCTCTGTCGAAGGCTG GCACACAAATATGTGTCCAGGACATACAGCTCACGACCAGCTCTCAAT GAAGTTGTTATCGTCAGTGCAGCCCGCACCCCTATAGGGTCGTTTAAAGGCAGCCTATCTACACTTCCTGCTACCAAACTAGGCTCCATTGCCATTAAAGGAGCGATCGAGCAGGCAG GAATCCCACCGGAGGCAGTGAAGGAGGTTTATATGGGCAATGTGCTACAGGCGGGTGAAGGGCAAGCTCCAACGAGACAAGCTCTTCTAGGCGCTG GTCTGCCTCTCTCCACTCcagcaacaacaataaacaaagtCTGTGCATCAGGCATGAAGTCCATCATGATGGCTGCACAGAGTCTGATGTGTGGGCACCAG GATGTGATGGTAGCAGGAGGCATGGAGAGCATGTCGCAGGTCCCATACGTGATGGCGAGAGAGGCGCCTTCATACGGCGGGGTGAAGATGGAGGATCTGATCGTGAAGGACGGCCTTACGGACGTCTACAACAAGATTCACATG gGAAACTGTGCGGAAAACACAGCCAAgaaaagcagcatttcccgAGAGGAGCAGGACGCCTACGCCATTAACTCGTACACACGCAGCAAAGCAGCATGGGAGTCAGGAATCCTGGCTAAAGAGGTGGTGCCAGTGAGCATCCCACAAAAAG GCAAGCCAGACGTTGTCGTGAAGGAGGATGAAGAGTGGAGGAAGGTGGATTTTAGCAAAGTGCCCAACCTGAAGACTGTCTTCCAGAAAGAGAACG GCACGGTGACGGCAGCTAACGCCAGCACTCTGAACGACGGCGCGGCTGCGGTAGTCCTCATGACGGCAGACGCTGCAAAAAGACTTAACGTCACACCGCTGGCGAGGATTGTAG CATTTGCTGATGCCGCCGTGGCTCCTATCGACTTCCCGATCGCTCCAGCTTTCGCTGTGCCCAAG GTCCTTAGCGCAGCCGGGTTGAAGAAGGATGACGTGGCCATGTGGGAAATAAACGAAGCTTTCAGTGTGGTTGTTCTGGCCAACATTAAGATGCTGGACATCGACCCAGGCAAAGTGAACGTCAACGGTGGAGCGGTTTCTCTCGGCCACCCAATCGG GATGTCAGGAACGAGGATCGTCGGACACATGGTGCACCAGCTGCAGCCCGGGCAATACGGCCTGGCGGGTATCTGCAACGGCGGGGGCGGAGCTTCGTCTGTTCTCATCCAGAAATTGTAG